A stretch of Chloroflexota bacterium DNA encodes these proteins:
- a CDS encoding cyclase family protein, translating to MKFIDLTIPLGIGTPAWPTYEPLQLKYFKRLAPNGANGQLLTHSNHLGTHLDGEIHFYTPGKDIASLDMDYLTGPGVIVDLSDAAGDYDIYTSAMVEERVEVREGDILIIHTGFHHFGWDQPTADEIAYMVKHPGPDREFAEWCQAKQLKWLGVDCGSADHPMNTIVRNWMPRQAREAEAHFQQKYGGGLADIFTDDKYQLMHIEMFPLGIVHAECVGGDIDLLLNRRVNIGCFPWRFVDGESSIARIVAYVEDDEYEELMAQKAAMPKTRFGDAIGPMPPLAKQAW from the coding sequence ATGAAATTCATTGACTTAACGATCCCGCTGGGTATTGGGACACCCGCCTGGCCTACCTACGAGCCATTGCAGTTGAAATATTTCAAGCGCCTGGCCCCCAATGGCGCAAACGGCCAGTTGCTTACCCACTCAAATCATCTAGGTACCCACCTGGATGGAGAGATTCACTTCTACACCCCAGGAAAAGATATTGCCAGCCTGGACATGGATTATCTCACGGGCCCAGGCGTGATCGTCGATCTGTCCGATGCTGCCGGCGATTATGACATCTACACGTCGGCCATGGTCGAAGAGCGAGTCGAGGTACGTGAAGGGGATATCCTGATTATCCACACCGGCTTTCACCACTTCGGATGGGATCAGCCGACAGCGGATGAAATAGCCTATATGGTCAAACATCCTGGTCCCGACCGCGAATTCGCTGAATGGTGCCAGGCCAAACAACTCAAGTGGCTGGGTGTGGATTGCGGCAGTGCCGACCATCCCATGAATACCATTGTCCGGAATTGGATGCCCCGCCAGGCCCGCGAGGCGGAAGCCCACTTCCAGCAGAAGTATGGCGGGGGACTGGCTGACATCTTCACCGATGACAAGTACCAGCTCATGCACATCGAGATGTTTCCCCTCGGCATTGTCCACGCGGAGTGCGTAGGTGGCGATATCGACCTATTGCTCAATCGACGGGTCAATATTGGCTGCTTCCCCTGGCGCTTCGTGGATGGGGAGAGCAGCATTGCCCGAATCGTTGCCTATGTGGAAGATGACGAATACGAGGAACTGATGGCCCAAAAAGCGGCTATGCCCAAAACCAGATTTGGGGACGCGATTGGGCCGATGCCGCCATTGGCGAAGCAGGCCTGGTAA
- a CDS encoding DUF1294 domain-containing protein, whose translation MNGVLGVFAYFIYFPVILIACSYLTQWIFGLIEVSWLAAWLLAITTVSFLMNGYDKLMSKVLTGLHLTFLPLRVPEAYLIWLLTFPGGTIGTVFGMLIFNHKTGPDSLEYRMRLILALGLQFLVVVLIVAYLIAFGDQAIVFLEGLVERLTGFVVAVTDGVIDFIF comes from the coding sequence GTGAACGGCGTTCTGGGCGTTTTCGCATATTTCATCTATTTCCCCGTCATCCTCATCGCCTGCTCCTACCTGACTCAATGGATATTCGGGTTGATCGAGGTGTCCTGGTTGGCGGCCTGGCTGCTCGCCATCACCACCGTATCCTTTCTGATGAACGGTTACGACAAGCTGATGTCGAAGGTGCTCACCGGTCTTCACCTGACTTTTTTGCCGCTACGGGTGCCGGAGGCCTATCTTATCTGGCTTCTAACCTTTCCGGGCGGAACAATAGGGACCGTTTTCGGTATGTTGATCTTCAATCACAAGACAGGACCCGACAGCCTTGAATACCGGATGCGTTTGATCCTGGCTCTGGGGCTGCAGTTCCTGGTGGTTGTTCTGATCGTCGCTTATCTGATCGCCTTCGGTGACCAGGCGATTGTGTTTCTGGAGGGTCTTGTCGAACGGTTGACCGGCTTTGTGGTTGCTGTGACCGATGGGGTGATCGATTTTATCTTCTGA